Proteins encoded by one window of Brevibacterium atlanticum:
- a CDS encoding N-acetylmuramoyl-L-alanine amidase family protein, translating to MTDKQSELERQVTSDIASRLVGRLEAIGAGAVLLEGDAAEVNRADGLGASAVITVTADVSKSKDANGIATFYFGHERKSDLNSPTGEKLAELIQGEVVARTGMLDCRTHARTWSSLKRLKTPKVHVVTGYLTNESDRQRLSEPSVRDSIADGIAAGLQRLYILEDRDPQTGTLSLEEIKAFG from the coding sequence ATGACCGACAAGCAGTCGGAACTCGAGCGGCAGGTCACTTCCGATATAGCAAGTCGCCTTGTCGGCCGACTTGAGGCGATCGGCGCCGGCGCGGTACTCCTCGAGGGCGACGCAGCTGAGGTCAATCGGGCGGATGGCCTCGGAGCCTCGGCCGTCATCACAGTGACTGCCGATGTCAGCAAGTCGAAGGATGCCAATGGCATCGCGACCTTCTACTTCGGACATGAACGCAAGTCCGACCTGAATTCTCCGACCGGGGAAAAGCTTGCCGAACTCATTCAGGGTGAGGTCGTCGCACGCACCGGAATGCTGGACTGCCGCACGCATGCACGAACGTGGTCATCGTTGAAGCGTTTGAAGACCCCGAAGGTACACGTTGTCACGGGGTATCTGACGAATGAGAGCGATCGGCAGCGCTTGAGTGAGCCAAGCGTACGCGATTCGATTGCAGACGGTATTGCCGCCGGGTTGCAGCGCCTCTACATTCTTGAGGACAGGGATCCCCAGACCGGAACTCTCAGCCTCGAAGAGATCAAAGCCTTCGGCTGA